Below is a genomic region from Pseudarthrobacter sulfonivorans.
GGCCGTTGTCAACCACTTCTACCTCGAACCCCTCCTTGCCCAGTAGATAGGACAACGGATCACTGAACGATTCTTCGTCTTCGACAATCAAAATCCTGCTCAAGCGCTAGCTCCTTGCTCATGTACGCCGCGTTCTTTTCTGCGCACGTGTACGGCTGGTTCTTTGACACCTGCGGTATCCGGTGCGTCCTGGCTTTCCATCTCAGGCAGCCGGAGGGTGAAAGTGGAACCCTGGCCGGGCCGTGACCACAATGTCACTTCACCGCCGTGGTTGGAGGCAACGTGTTTGACGATGCTAAGGCCCAGGCCCGTTCCGCCCGTGTGGCGCGAACGCGCCGCATCCACCCGGTAGAAGCGCTCAAACACGCGCTCCTGGTCCTCCGGGGTCAGCCCCTCGCCCTGATCCGTGACCGACACTGCGATCAGCCCGTCCTTTGACCGGACGCCCACGCCCACCCTGGTGTTCTCCGGGGAGTAGCGGATGGCGTTGTCGATCAGGTTACGCAGGGCGGTAACCAGCAGGTCCCGGTCACCAAAAACGGTGGCCTCAACCCGCTCCCCCACCACGATCCGGATGTTCTTGCTTTCAGCAGGGAGCTGGGAACGGTCCACCGCTTCAGTGATGACCGCGTTGATGTCCACGGCCTTGCCCTCTTGGGACACGCTGGCACCTTGGAGGCGAGACAGCTCGATGATGTCCTGGACCAGGGCGGCCAGCCGGCTTGACTCCTTGTGCATGCGCTTGGCGAACCGGCGAACGGCTTGTTCGTCGTCGGCCGAGGACTCCAGGGCCTCGGCCAGCAGGGAAATTGCGCCCACCGGGGTCTTCAGCTCGTGGGACACGTTGGCCACGAAGTCGTTGCGGATCTCTTCCGTGCGGGTAATTTCGGTGCGGTCGTCGGCCAGCAGCACGATATATTCCTCGCCGAGCATGGCCGCCCGGACCTGCACGATGATGGTTCCGTGGCCCAGCGGACCGCGCTGGAGCTCCAGCCGTTTTTCCAGGATCACGCCGTCGCGCCGCACGCCGGCCGTCATGTCCAGCAATTCCTTGTGGACCACCGTGTGGCCGCGAACCAGTCCGTACGCATATGCTGCCGGGCTGGCGCGCACCACACCGTCCACGGCGTCAACCACCACAAAAGCCCGTCCGACGACGGCCAGCACTTCCGCGGCGCCGGCCGGCAAAGCGAGTTCGTCCACGTCGACATCAACAAGCTTGCGCTGCTTTTCGCTGATCCTGAAGGCGAGCACGCCAAAAGTGCCGAGCGACAGGCCGACCAGGCCGGCGATGACACCGATGAGCATAGGATCCACACATCCAGCTTAGGCCGTGGTTCCTGTCGAGACGGTGCGTCATGGCCCATTACGGGGACGGTTCAGCTAACGTTCATCTACAACCGACTAATCGTTTACCGCACGCTGACAAAGTTATATGTTGGAGTGCCGAATGGCGACATGAGTTCCGTCTGCCACCCGAGGGGCGGAGTTCCAAAGAAAGGACGCCCACGTGCGTAAGGTTTTTCAGGAAGAGCTGACCCAGGTGGGTGAGCAGCTGGTGGAGATTTCGCAGTTGGTCAGCGAGGCATTGGCGAAAGCCTCGACGTCCTTCCGGGTTGCCGACGTTGATCTGGCAGAGGACGTCATCGCCGCGGACGCCCGTATCGACTTTTTGCAGACCAGCCTGGATGAGCGCGCTATCGACATCCTCGCCCTGCAGGGGCCGGTAGCCAGCGATCTGCGGATGATCGTGGGCTCCCTGCGCATGAGCGCTTCCCTGGAGCGGATGGGGGACCTCGCCCGCCACATTGCCCAGCTGGCCCGGCTGCGTTTCCCGTCCACCGTGATCCCTGCATCCATGACGGAAACGTTCAACAGAATGGCCGAGCAGGACCAACTGATCGCGGACAAGCTTATTGTCCTGCTGGAATCCCGAGACCTCGAAGTGGCCCGCGACATCCACAAGGCCAACAACACCATCGACGATCTCCACCTGAGCGTGTTCAAGGCGATCGCCGCCCCGGACTGGGCCGAGTCCCCCGCCACCACCGTGGACGTGGCCCTGGCCAGCCGCTACTTCGAACGGTTCGCTGACCACGGCGTGTCGGTGGCCCGCAAGGTCACCTACCTCGTCACCGGCGAATGGCAGGGGCAGGGCTTCTAGCCGCTCCCTCAACCACATACGACGGCGGGCCGGTCACCTCAGGTGACCGGCCCGCCGTCGTACGTTAACTACTGCTTTATTTCTTGCCCTGGTTCGCCACTGCCAGGATGGCTTCCGCAGCGGCGTCCGGGTCCAGGTAGGTGCCGCCCGGCTTGATCGGCTGGAAGTCCTCGTCCAGGTCGTAGACCAGCGGGATGCCCGTGGGGATGTTCAGGCTGGCGATGGCGTCGTCGCTGATGCCGTCCAGGTGCTTGACCAGGGCGCGCAGCGAGTTGCCGTGGGCGGTGACCAGGACGGTCTTGCCGGTTTTGAGGTCTTCCTTGATGTCCGATTCCCAATAAGGAAGCAGGCGGACCAGGACATCCTTGAGGCACTCGGTGCGGGGCAGTGCGTCGCCGAGGTCCGCGTAACGCGGGTCGCGGGCCTGGGAGAACTCGGAGTCGTCGGCCAGGGGCGGCGGCGGGGTGTCGTAGGACCGGCGCCATTCCATGAACTGTTCCTCGCCGTATTCGGCCAGGGTCTGCGCCTTGTCCTTGCCCTGCAGGGCGCCGTAGTGGCGTTCGTTCAGGCGCCAGTCCCGCTTGACGGGGATCCAGCCGCGGTCGGCCTTGTCCAGGGAAATGTTGGCCGTGTTGATGGCCCGCTTCAGGAGCGAGGTGTAGAGGATATCCGGGAGAAGATCGTTCTCAACCAGGAGCTCGCCGCCGCGTGCTGCTTCCTCGCGGCCCTGGTCGTTGAGGTCAACGTCCACCCAGCCGGTGAACAGGTTCTTGGCGTTCCATTCGCTGTGGCCGTGGCGCAGCAGAATCAGCTTGTAAGTCATGATTTTTATCCTAGCCGAGGCACGGCGCCGCCCGCCTTGCGTTACAAGGGCCCTGCGTTACAAGGATAGGGTTGGGCCGTGGTGCAAAAAGCTGAACGCGTGAGCGCTCCCCATGGCCGGAGCGGCAGGCCGGTCGGAAACATCACGCGGGGCACCACCAATCCCAACCGGATGCGGCGGGTGGACCGCTGGCTCACCGGTCCCCAGGCCTGGCGCCTGCGCGCTGCCGAAGACCCCCTCGTGGTTGACCTGGGCTACGGCGCAACGCCGGCCACCGCCGTCGAACTCTTTGATCGTCTCCGCGCAGTCCGGCCGGACGTCCGCGTGTGCGGAATCGAAATCGAGCCGGAGCGCGTCCGGATCGCCAAGGCGCTAGAGAGGCCGGGGCTGAGCTTTCAGGTGGGCGGTTTCGAATTGCCGCTGTCCGGGCGCCCCGTGCTGGTCCGCGCCTTCAACGTCCTGCGGCAGTACGAAGAGGCCGATGTGGCGGGGATCTGGCGGCTGGTCCAGGGCCGGCTCGCCCCCGGCGGGCTCTTTATCGACGGTACCTGCGATGAGATCGGGCGGCGGGTGACGTGGGTTGCCCTCGACGCCGAGCGGCCGTTGTCACTGAGCATGTCCGTGCGGTTCGGCAGCTTTGAGCTGCCATCGGAAATTGCCGAGCGGCTGCCGAAGGCGCTGATCCACCGCAACGTTCCGGGAGAGCCTGTCCACCGGCTGATGCAGGCCATGGACCGGGCCTGGCTGGAGTCGGCGCCGCTGGCGTCATTCGGCAACAGGCAGCGCTGGCACGCCATGTGCAGGGCACTGTCCGACGGCGGGTGGCCGGTTCAGGACGGCCCGGCGCGGTGGCGCCTGGGCGAGTTAACGGTGGCATGGGAAGCTGTGGCGCCGTCGGTCTAGTGTGGGCCCACGCCGTCAGGTTCCCTGAGCGAGCTTGCGAGCTGAGGGTGCCGGTGGGGATTACCAGCCGCCGTAGGGCCCCGTATTACGGCTACCGCCGCGGCCCGCGTCCTTGACGGCTGGCCGGACGTCTGCGAGGTAAATGGACGCTGCCACCACGGCGGCGAGCCCAAAGAGGCCAAGCGTGCCGAAGATTCCGCCGCTGCTGAAGAGCGAGATGGCGCCGATCAGGGTGGCGCCGCCGGTCAGTGCCAGCCAGAAGGTCTTGGTTCGTTTTCCGGTCGCTTCAAAGGCTGCGGACTTGTGCCTGACGCAGTCAAGCAGAGCCCACACTTCAAGTCCGAATGCCACCAGGGCAAGGATAAAAAACACTGCCAGCTCTACAGGCCGAATTATCAGTTCACCGTCCACCGTCCAAGCCTAGCCGCCCAGCGAGTCGAGTGCCTGCTTCAAATCGGCCCAGAGGTCCTCAATATTTTCAATGCCGACGCTCAGCCGCACCAGGTTGTCCGGGACACTCAGCGGCTCAGCGGCGTGCCGGCGGCGCCGTTCGATCAGCGATTCCACCCCGCCCAGGGAGGTGGCTGGCAGCCACAGCTGCAGCGCGCGGACCAGTTTGTCCGCGGCGTCTGCTCCGCTCAGGCCGGCAACCGGCGCGATCTGCACGCACACAATCGAACCGAAGCCCGACATCTGGGTCTTGGCCCGTTCGTGGCCGGGATCCGTGGGGAGGCCGGGGAACCGGATGCTATCGATCAGGGGGTGCTTGCTCAGGCGTTCCGCCAGGACCGCGGCAGAAGCCTGAGACCGTTCCACACGCAGCGCTAGGGTCCGGAGCCCGCGCAGCGCCAGCCATGCCTCGAACGGCCCGGCAATACCGCCATGAATGATGCGGTGGTGCAGCAGCGCTGCCCGGATGTCCGGGTTGGACGTCACCAAGGCGCCGAGGACGACGTCGGAATGTCCGGCCAGGTATTTGGTCACCGAGTGAAGAACGACGTCGGAACCCAAGCTCAGTGGCTGCTGGACCAACGGCGTGGAGAACGTATTGTCCGTCACCACAATGGCGCCCACCCGGTGGGCCGCCGCGGTGAGTTCGCGGATATCGGCGATGCCCAGCATCGGGTTGGTGGGGCTCTCAAGCCACAGCATCCTGGCCGCTTTCGCGTCCGGTCCCTGCGGCGCGAGCTGTGCTTTGACTGCGTCAGTGTCCGTGATGTCCACAGTCCGCAGTTCCAGGAAGCCCTTCTGCGCCAACTCCGTGGCCATCACGAGCGAACCCGCATAACTGTGCGACGGCATCACCAGGACGCCGCCGGCGGGCAGCAGGGACAGTGCCGAACTGACGGCCGCGAGTCCGGACGCGTAGAGCAGGCCGGGCAGTTCAGATCCTTCAAGCTGGCCCAGGGCCTCCTCAAAGGGATCCCAGGTGGGGTTGGAATAGCGGCCGTAGCCCCGGTCCCCGTCGCCCAGCGCTCCCGTGCCGAAGTACGTCGAGGACAGCACGATGGGCGGGTTGACGGGCTCGTCCCGCTCACGCGCCGGCCGGCCGGCGGCAACCACTACGGTTTCGGCCGACAGGGACGCTGCATACTGTTCCGAGAGACTCATGGAGAAAGCGTACTTGGACGTGCGGCGGCTCCCGAAGTCGGTAGTCTAGACCAGTGACCACCAACAGCCCTGGACTTTTCATCGCCTTCGAGGGCGGCGACGGCGCCGGCAAGTCCACCCAGGCGGCCCGTCTTGCCGAGGCTCTGGAAACACGTGGCCTGACGGTCCTGCGGACCCGCGAACCCGGCGGGACGCCCATTGGCGAAAAACTGCGTTCCCTGGTCCTGGACCACGGCCATGGCCACATCGACGCCCACACCGAGGCACTCATCTTTGCTGCCTCCCGCGCGGCCCATGCCAGCCAGGTGATCCGCCCGGCACTGGAACGCGGCGAGGTTGTCCTGACGGACCGCTACATTGATTCGTCCGTGGCGTACCAGGGGGCCGGCCGCGATCTGGGTGCCGACGCCGTGCGTACCCTCAACGAATGGGCGACGTCCGGGCTGCAGCCCAACCTCACGGTGTTGCTGGACGTGGACCCCGCTGACGGCCGCCGCCGCCGCACAGCCGGCGACGCCGCCGAAGACCGCCTTGAGTCAGAGGCCGATGAGTTCCATTCAACAATCCGCGGGGCGTTCCTCGAACTGGCCTCCAGCCGGCCGGATACGTATCTGGTCCTGCCGGCGGATCTGCCCGTCAACGAACTGGCCGCGCGGATCCTCACCCGCGTTGATGCCTTGCTCGCGTCTGCAGGCCGGGGCGCCGCATGACTGTCTGGGACGACCTTCAGGGCCAGCCCGCCGTCGTCGAACAGCTCCGCCTTGCCTCGCGGGGCGAAGGACTGACCCATGCCTGGCTGTTCACGGGCCCGCCCGGATCCGGGCGTTCCAACGCCGCGAAGGCCTTCGCGGCCGCCCTCAACTGCGATCAGGACGACGTGGCCAGGCGCGGCTGCGGGGAGTGTCCCGCCTGCCTGACCATCCTCGGCGAGACCCATTCGGACGTGACGTACGTCAGGACCGAGAAGGTCACCATCACCATCGATGAAGCCCGCGACCTGGTATCCAAGGCCGGCAACCGGCCGTCGTCCGGGCGCTGGCGGATCATTGTGGTGGAAGACGCCGACCGCATGGCCGAGCGGACCACCAATGTGCTGCTGAAGGCCATCGAGGAACCCACGCCGCGGACCATCTGGATGCTGTGCGCACCGTCGCCCGCTGACGTCCTGGTGACCATCCGTTCGCGCTGCAGGGCCGTGGCCCTGCGGCTGCCGCCGGCCGCCGACGTCGCCGCTTTGCTCGTTAAGCGCGACCGCGTGGACCCGGTACTGGCCGAACGCGCTGCCCGCGCGGCGCAAAGCCATGTGGGGATCGCCCGCCGGCTGGCGCGGGACCCCGAGGCGAGGGAACGCCGGCTGGAAACGGTGAGGTTCCCCCTGGCTCTGCGCGGCGTGACCGCAGCGGTGATGATGGCGGACAAGCTGGTGAAGATCGCCACCGCCGAAGCCAACAGTTCCAATGAAGAACGCGACGCCGCCGAGAAGGCTGCGCTGCTGGCCACCCTGGGTGCCCCGGAGTCAGGGACGCTCCCGCCGACCATGCGCAGCCAGGTCAGGCAGCTTGAAGACGACCAGAAACGACGGGCCAAGCGATCCATCACGGACTCGCTGGACCGGACGCTGACGGACCTCCTGTCGTTCTACCGGGATGTGCTGATCATCCAGCTCGGGAACGCCGTGGAGCTGGTAAACGTTGAGCTCAGGGGTGAGCTGGAGGAATTCGCCGCCCGGTCTGCCCCGGAGACCACCCTCGCCCGCATGGACGCCATCAACAAAGCCCGCCAACGCATCACCACCACCAACGTTGCACCGCTGTTGACCATTGAGTCCATGGCAGCCAGCCTGATCTAGCACCTACTAGGAGACCGCTCGATGACTGCACGCCCCCTGCCCGCACGCTCCCGATCCCTGGTGATTGGGCTGCGGGCTGCCGGCGCCCTGATCCTGGCCCTGACGCTGGCCTCGTGCGGCCTCTTTGGCGGGGACACCCCGGACGCGGCCCCCGCTACGGCGAAGGCAGACCCTGCTATCGTGGCGTCCGCGCCCGCCGGCTTGGACTCCTTCTACGCCCAGGAGGTTGTGTGGGAGCCCTGCGAAAACGGCTTCCAGTGCGCCAAGGTCACCGTGCCGATGGACTACGCGAAGCCGGACGGCGACACGATCCAGATAGCTGCGCTGAAGGCTCCCAGCACGGGCAAGAAAACCGGCAGCCTGCTGGTCAACCCGGGCGGTCCGGGCGGGTCCGGCTACGACTTCGTCAAGGATGCGGCCGCGACGCACTTCTCGCAGTCTGTCCGGGCCAACTATGACCTGGTGGGCTTTGATCCGCGGGGCGTCAAACGGTCCGCCCCTGTTACGTGCCTGACGGATGCCGAACGGGACGCGTCCCGGGCAAAGGTCTACGCACTGGATACCGATGCAGGGCTTGCCGCCGCGTTGGCCGACAACAAGGCCATCGCCGCGCAGTGCGCCGCCAAGACGGGTCCGGTACTGGGCCACGTCGACACGGTCAGCGCGGCCAAGGACCTGGACATCCTGCGGGCCGTGGTCAATGACTCGAAGCTCAATTACCTGGGGTACTCCTACGGAACGTTCCTTGGTTCAACCTACGCCTCGCTGTTCCCGGACAACGTGGGCCGTATGGTCCTGGATGGCGCCCTGGATCCGTCCATCAGCAACGAGGAGCTGACCAGCGGCCAGGCCGTGGCGTTCGAAAAAGCCATCAGGGCCTACGTGGCCAGTTGCCAGCAGGAATCCTCGTGCCCGCTCAGCGGGAACGTGGACAGCGGAGTCCAGCAGATCCGCGACCTCATCACCGCCGTCCAGAACACACCTTGGCAGGCCAAGGACGGCCGCCTAGTGAACGCCACGATGTTCGTCAGCGGCCTCATCACTCCGCTGTATAACGACCAGAGCTGGCCCGCCCTGAGCCAGGCCCTCGAAGCTGCACTGAACGGTGACGCCAGCCTGATGCTCCGTCTGGCGGACCTCGGCGCTGACCGCGGCGCCGACGGGAAGTACACGTCCAACTCCACCTTCGCCTTCGGCGCCATCAACTGCCTGGACTACCCCATGGTGTCCGATACTGCCGCCATGCGCGCGGAACAGCAACAGCTCATGCAGGCCTCCCCTACCCTGGGCTACTTCTTCGCCTACGGCGGCACCAACTGTGTGGACTGGCCGTACGAGACCCTGCGGACCCCCGCCCCGGTGGAATACACCGGCGACGCTCCCATCGTGGTTGTCGGAACCACCGGCGACCCTGCCACCCCCGTGGAATGGGCCGCATCCCTGCGCAAACAGCTGGGCAACGCCTCCCTGCTGACCTGGCAGGGAGAGGGCCACACCGCCTACGGCCGGGCCAACAGCTGCCTCGAAGACGCCGTGGACAAATACCTTGTGGACGGAACGGTTCCCTCCGACAACACCGTCTGCTGAGGACTTCTGCTGAGGTGTTTGGGGCGCCCATTTTGACCCGGGCGCAGGGACTCTATTACAGTTGACTCTTGCATGAACCGCCCGGTTACGCCGGGCGAATTGTGCGGTGCTTCCTTAGCTCAGTCGGTAGAGCGTTTCACTCGTAATGAAAAGGTCATCAGTTCGATTCTGATAGGAAGCTCGGGACAAACCCCGTATTGTCGTTGATTTCGACGATGATACGGGGTTTTTCGCTGGTTAAGCCCTCCGGCAGCCCGCCGCATTGAGCTGGGCCGCCGACGGCAGTTTCCCTGTGGTCCACCGAAATTCATCCCGCCGTCATCTTCCACTGCTAATGTCCGGCCATGGATGAACTATTGCTGGTACCGGGTTCTGCCGCTGCACGTGATCTGTCGAACCGGTCGGGGTACGACGTCGCCTTCCTGGGTGTACAGGTTCCTATGCCGATTCTGGCCGACACGAAAACGATCCTGCTGCCCTACACCCATTTCTCGGTGCTCATGCGGCTGGACAAGCGCCTGGCCGCCGTCACGGCCCTCGGCATCGACGGGGAGAAGCTGATGGATCTGGACCGATCCGGGATCCAATGGCAGCTGGATCCAAGGTTGGCCGAGGACCAGCAGACCGGTGAGCAGCTCTACGCCCGGAACGACCTTGATAGGGGACACCTGGTCCGGCGCGCCTCAGCCGTCTGGGGTGATACGCGACAGGAGGCCGCCCGAGCGAATGAGGACACGTTCCACTACACGAACGCCGTGCCCCAGGCTGCGAAGTTCAACCAGAGCCTGGACCTGTGGCTGGGGTTGGAGTCCTACCTGCTGGAGCATGCCGCCGACCACGGCCGGCGGCTGATCGTGTTCACCGGACCCATTTTCGGGGACAATGACCCGGTGTACCGCGGCGTGGAGATTCCGCTGCTGTTCTTCAAGGTCGCCGCATTCCTCCAAGACGGGGAGCTTGCGGCCACCGGCTACATCGTGGACCAGACACCACAACTGGCCGACCTGCCCGACATGCCCCACCCGGGCGCCGTGGACGAGGCTCCGCCCCTGGGCCCGTTCCGGACTTTTCAGGTCCCCGTCCGCGATATCGCCGCCGTCACCGGCCTGGATCTGGACCAGCTCGTGGCCGTTGACCGGATGCCCATCGCCGCAGAACTACCCACCGCCCGGGTGAAGTCGACGTGGCGGACGCTCGTGTCTCCGGAGGACCTGGACCTGGACTTCGATCTGAACGGAGACTAGAGCCCCGGCCGCAAGAGGGGAAACATCGTCCAGCGTGTCTCCGGTCAAGAACTGACCGGAGACGGGCTACCGGCCGAAGACCGTCTGGGTGGCCAAACGCCCGAGCTCAGCCATTCGGAACCGTGAGTTCGACCGGCGAAGCTTCCACGGGACCGCCGCACTGGGCCGAGCCGCCCACCCGCTTCCAGTCCAGGTCGGCTTCCTTCTCGGCGAGGACCTCGCCCGTGGCAGACAGTGCTTTAGCGGTCACGTGGTCAGGAGAGCTCATGCTGACGGTGAACCGCCAGGTATCGGCGTCGATCCTTTCAGCGTAGAACGGGGCCATGGTGGGCTGGGCTTCCGGGGTGTGCGGAGCCCTGGCATCCAGCGGTGTTGTCACGATAATGCGGGGTGCTGCTGTCCCAGGCTCCGGTCGCAACTCCGAACAAGCGCCATCGGCGCACAGCTGGACGGTATCCACACGCGAGAGATCACCCGCCAGTTCAACCGTGATGGAGTTGACCCACCCGATGGCCGGACAGACGTTCGAGCAGCCGGCAACCGGGATGCAGACTGCCAACATCAGAACGGCCGGCCGGACAAGGAGCCCCCACACTCTTCTCATGCGGCCAGTCTAGGCGGCACACATACCCTTCGGCTCCGGAGCCCGCCCCCTATGATGGCGAGCATGGATGACAAGGCGCTGACGGCTATCGCGTTCGAACTGTATGCCCTGCCTTTCGAGGAATTTGTAGCTGCCCGGACCGCCGCAGCCAAGGCAGCCGCCGGTTCCGGGAAGGATCTCCCGGCTGCCGTCAAGGCGTTGCCAAAACCGTCAGCGGCGGCCTGGGCCGTCAACATGCTGGCCATCCATGAGCCAGGAGTGCTCGCGCAGCTTTCCGAGCTCGGCCAACGGATGCGGTCGGCCCAGGCATCCCTCGACGCCGCCGCCCTCCGGGAACTGGCGCGGGAGCGCCGCACCCTGCTGGGGACCGCCGTCGACACCGCCCGCGCCGTTGCAGAACGCCAGGGGCGCAGCATCAGCGCCACCATCGCCGCCGACGTCGAGCGGACCCTGCAGGCGATGACCGCCGACGAAGGTGCCACTGCCGCCGTCCAAAGCGGACTGCTGGTCCAGGCGCTGTCCGCCGACGGCGTGGACACGGTTGATCTCGATGGGGCCGTAGCGGTGCCCGGGGCCGTGCCGGCGCCGCGCGCCACGCCGCTGTCCACCACTACGCAGCGCACTACCAAACAGCCACCGGCGGCTACCGCACCGGAAGAAGAACGGACGACGGCGGAGCACGGCACCCGCAAACACGCGGACCAGCCGCGCCTCAAGGCTGTCCGGGAGACTCCGCGGCCGGCGTCCCCCTCGGCGCTGGAAAAGGCCAGCGCTGCCTTGGGCGAGGCCAAGGCAGCAGAGGAGGAGTCCGCCCGGCTGGCCGCGGACCGGCAAAGGCAGCTGGCGGACACGGAGGCCGAAGTCGCGGACCTGACCCGCGAAACACGCGAGCTCCGCGACCGGCTCAAAGCCGCGGAGGAGCAGCTGGACAGCGCCAGGAAAAACCTGGGCACGGCTGCCGCCGAGGCCAAGCAGGCGGCCCGGGCAGCAGATAAGGCCAAGCGTTCGGCCATGCTCGCGCAGGAGCGGGTGCTACGCCTGGGCAACACGCGGGACTGATGAACGGTTAATGTCAGACCCCGGTTGCAGACTGGATTTATGGAAAACCAACTTGCACAGGAATTTCACGTCACGTACTTCGACGCCGATTGCGGCCGGATCCGCAGTGAAATCTTCGACTCACTGAGGGAAGCCGAGCGTTTCGCCAGCCGGAACTGCGGCACCGAGGAATCGTGGGCCGTTATTGACGCTGTTGCCGTGGGGCAGGCCAGGATCGCCGCCTGAGGCTCGGCCGGAAATACCGCTCAGCCGGAACGGCTTTCGGGCTGGCCGCCGGCGGCGGCATCCTCGGCGAGCCGGCGTTCGGCGTCGGCCACCTGCTCAAACACTGATTCCGCGCGGCGGCGTACCGAGGCCGCCCCCACCGGGACGGGACCGACGGCGAGCCGCAGCATGGCGGCAGCCTCGGCAGTGGTGGCCAGTGAATTGCCTGCCTTCGACAGCGACCGGTGCACACCGGCCAGGTCTCCAGGAATGTCCAGCCCCTCGCTGGGCGAACGTCGCTGGGCCTCGACGCAAACAACACGGACACGTTCCAGGAGCCCCGCCAGCTCGTTCGCGACTTCCACCAGTTCCGCATAAAGCTGCTCGTCTTCGACACCTTCGAGGACCTGGTGATAGCGGTCCAGGCCACGGTGGAAACGATCGTGGGCGCGGCGCCAAAGGCCCTTGCCCAGCTCAGCATCGTCCTTGCGCCCTTGGCGGGCGGCAGTAAAGAATCCCACGCAGGAACCTAGAGGTACTGGCCAGGACCGTGGTCCGGGTCCTCCGGCCGGCCTGACGGCACCGGACCGGAATGCTGGCCGGCGGCGGCCCTCTGCGGCTCACCGTTTTCCCCGATAACCACACCAGGGGCGATCATGGTGCCCGGCGGAAGCTGCTTCAGGTGCAGCTGCGCGGCGGTCTGCTCCCGTGCGGCGTGCTGGGCGGCGATGGCCGTCTGGATGCCGTGGAAGAGGCCTTCCAGCCACCCCACCAGTTGCGCCTGGGCGATCCGAAGCTCGGCGTCGGACGGTGTGGTGTTCTCCGGGAAGGGCAGGCTGATCCGTTCCAGTTCTTCAACGAGTTCCGGTGCCAGCCCGTCCTCCAGCTCCTTGATGGAACGTTCGTGGATCTCGGCCAGGCGTTCGCGCGCGGCGTCGTCCAGGGGAGCCGACTTAACCTCCGCCAGGAGCTGCCGGATCATGGTGCCGATCCGCATGACTTTCGCAGGCTCGTCCACAAGGTCCTGCAGGTTGCTGCCCTTGGCCTTGCCCCCGAGTGACGTGCTCGACGCCGCCGGGCCGGTTGTGACCCGGCCAGCAGCGCCGGGGCCGGCGCCGGCTCCAGCCGGGCTGGTTGCAGCCGGCATGGCCGGTTCGCCGTTGTCGAGGGTCCTGCCCTCAACGGGGACATCATCAGGCTGAGTGTCTGTCGGATCGCTCATGCGTTCATACTCTCACGAGCCGAGGACGGGCAGTCCAGTTGATGAAGCAGCCTGGTTGAGGAAGCAGTCCAGTAGATGAGGCCGGCCAGCCGATGAAGGCTGGCCGGCCGTCAGCGTCAGCAGCACCGGCCCTGCGGGTTGGAGTCCTGGCGGTCCGTCCGGTCCCGCCAGAACTCGCGTTCCGTCAGCGGTGGCTCCCCATGTCCGGCCGTGTGGTGGTGGTCCAGGTACTTGGCGTACGCATCCGCACCGAGCACGCCGCCGAGGTACCGGGCGAAACCCCGGAACCCTGTTGCCACCACGGACAGACCGG
It encodes:
- a CDS encoding class I SAM-dependent methyltransferase; protein product: MVQKAERVSAPHGRSGRPVGNITRGTTNPNRMRRVDRWLTGPQAWRLRAAEDPLVVDLGYGATPATAVELFDRLRAVRPDVRVCGIEIEPERVRIAKALERPGLSFQVGGFELPLSGRPVLVRAFNVLRQYEEADVAGIWRLVQGRLAPGGLFIDGTCDEIGRRVTWVALDAERPLSLSMSVRFGSFELPSEIAERLPKALIHRNVPGEPVHRLMQAMDRAWLESAPLASFGNRQRWHAMCRALSDGGWPVQDGPARWRLGELTVAWEAVAPSV
- the phoU gene encoding phosphate signaling complex protein PhoU, with the protein product MRKVFQEELTQVGEQLVEISQLVSEALAKASTSFRVADVDLAEDVIAADARIDFLQTSLDERAIDILALQGPVASDLRMIVGSLRMSASLERMGDLARHIAQLARLRFPSTVIPASMTETFNRMAEQDQLIADKLIVLLESRDLEVARDIHKANNTIDDLHLSVFKAIAAPDWAESPATTVDVALASRYFERFADHGVSVARKVTYLVTGEWQGQGF
- a CDS encoding DUF2516 family protein yields the protein MDGELIIRPVELAVFFILALVAFGLEVWALLDCVRHKSAAFEATGKRTKTFWLALTGGATLIGAISLFSSGGIFGTLGLFGLAAVVAASIYLADVRPAVKDAGRGGSRNTGPYGGW
- a CDS encoding phosphoglyceromutase, with product MTYKLILLRHGHSEWNAKNLFTGWVDVDLNDQGREEAARGGELLVENDLLPDILYTSLLKRAINTANISLDKADRGWIPVKRDWRLNERHYGALQGKDKAQTLAEYGEEQFMEWRRSYDTPPPPLADDSEFSQARDPRYADLGDALPRTECLKDVLVRLLPYWESDIKEDLKTGKTVLVTAHGNSLRALVKHLDGISDDAIASLNIPTGIPLVYDLDEDFQPIKPGGTYLDPDAAAEAILAVANQGKK
- a CDS encoding trans-sulfuration enzyme family protein — its product is MSLSEQYAASLSAETVVVAAGRPARERDEPVNPPIVLSSTYFGTGALGDGDRGYGRYSNPTWDPFEEALGQLEGSELPGLLYASGLAAVSSALSLLPAGGVLVMPSHSYAGSLVMATELAQKGFLELRTVDITDTDAVKAQLAPQGPDAKAARMLWLESPTNPMLGIADIRELTAAAHRVGAIVVTDNTFSTPLVQQPLSLGSDVVLHSVTKYLAGHSDVVLGALVTSNPDIRAALLHHRIIHGGIAGPFEAWLALRGLRTLALRVERSQASAAVLAERLSKHPLIDSIRFPGLPTDPGHERAKTQMSGFGSIVCVQIAPVAGLSGADAADKLVRALQLWLPATSLGGVESLIERRRRHAAEPLSVPDNLVRLSVGIENIEDLWADLKQALDSLGG
- the tmk gene encoding dTMP kinase, giving the protein MTTNSPGLFIAFEGGDGAGKSTQAARLAEALETRGLTVLRTREPGGTPIGEKLRSLVLDHGHGHIDAHTEALIFAASRAAHASQVIRPALERGEVVLTDRYIDSSVAYQGAGRDLGADAVRTLNEWATSGLQPNLTVLLDVDPADGRRRRTAGDAAEDRLESEADEFHSTIRGAFLELASSRPDTYLVLPADLPVNELAARILTRVDALLASAGRGAA
- a CDS encoding sensor histidine kinase encodes the protein MLIGVIAGLVGLSLGTFGVLAFRISEKQRKLVDVDVDELALPAGAAEVLAVVGRAFVVVDAVDGVVRASPAAYAYGLVRGHTVVHKELLDMTAGVRRDGVILEKRLELQRGPLGHGTIIVQVRAAMLGEEYIVLLADDRTEITRTEEIRNDFVANVSHELKTPVGAISLLAEALESSADDEQAVRRFAKRMHKESSRLAALVQDIIELSRLQGASVSQEGKAVDINAVITEAVDRSQLPAESKNIRIVVGERVEATVFGDRDLLVTALRNLIDNAIRYSPENTRVGVGVRSKDGLIAVSVTDQGEGLTPEDQERVFERFYRVDAARSRHTGGTGLGLSIVKHVASNHGGEVTLWSRPGQGSTFTLRLPEMESQDAPDTAGVKEPAVHVRRKERGVHEQGASA